The genomic segment GTTTAATGGCAGAGTgactacttcgtaacaaaatgataacgtaagtgactaaaacataacatttcaaatataagtgactaaaatgtaatttgaggcaaacaaaagtgactctTTTTGTAGTTTAtcctttttttaaagaaaaaaaaaacatttttaatatgGATTATAAGATCCAAATAACATAGGTTAACCCCTCATTCACAAAAGGAAAGATCAAGAAATGGTGAGTAAAAATAAGGAAGAAATAGCTTGATATGAATAGGTGATAAATATGGTCACTTGAATATGAAAAGAAGCAGGGTAAAAGTACAATAGCTACTGTAACAACCTAATTtccagtggtgtcggaaacagtgattcgagaccACTAAATCCGACCAGTGaatcttaaaatttaataaattaataattatgggtcaagtgtgaatttagaagaatttttgaattagtgaattttgtgatttgaaaagaatttaataggtaaattgggtctaaaacgaggtatcgagaccttgagtTCATAAGCCGAgccatgaatatttttataaatatttatggagtgtcattgagttagtataaaAGCTTCGTTAGAAAACttttgtaatggcccaaattcaagattatcggaatagtggtttcgtaaccacaaatccaatttaaagagaaattattttaatatttttgcatgaatattggtatgataggaaaatagtatgaaaatatcgatagaaaaattttaccgatttagtgattagttaaaaaaagaaattagtgaagaaattgggtaaaaaaagtatcgagacctcaatctcgtaaaaccgagtcaaaaatatttttataaatatttataaatatttatgaaatgttagtaatatggtattaaaatttcgttagaaaattttaatgtttgggtagtcaattaagtgaaaaggactaaattgaaaaaggagtaaaagttactagaaggattaaataactCAATTGTTAAATAAGGAGGGGCATAAATTACAAATAAtcccaaaaggagatattttgggctgCCATTGCCATCCACActatcttccttgtgatccatttcacatacgccccttccatcggacttggaagacccaagcttgtcGTTCCCTTGACCAAGCTTCACTATGGATTCAACTACCGTCATGGCTTCCGACAAgttttggacacctctttgttccacctcttgtctgacccacggcttcaatcccttttgaaaagcaagcaatgcttCTTCATCGGTCACATTTGCAACTTGGAGtatgagttccttgaactcacgaacatactcccccactgtgccCCATTGCGTTATTCcttgcaactttgcccgagcttcttcctcggcaaactctgggtaaaactgtcccttcaatTCGCATTGGAACTCCTGCCACGTCCCAATCTCAccttgccttttatctgtggtcctacgtcgccaccataaaagcgcactgttagtaagaaacattgaagcagtATTTACCTTAACCGCATCATCCACGATtcctttggcacggaagtagtgttccatcctccacaagaaattgtccacctcacatgcagaccttgtccccacaaactctttcggTTCCGGGACACACTCGCTACTGAGTGCTGCACTCGACACTCCTTTCCCCACGGCTGCTTGACACAAGGCTAactctccctcgagctcctctatcCTTGTGCTCAAAGCCCTCGTCGTGGCTATTGTTTCCTCCTTTAAAGCCATCATCATGGCTTCGAGAGCATTGTTCCTCTCCGTCAGCTTCTTCCTTTGGGAATCTAGCAACTCTTGCACACTATCCCTGTGGAAGGTGAGACACTCGGTAACAAAGTCCCTTGACTGCTCCCTCAAGTCATCAATGCTTTCCCCAAGCGCATTGCTCGACTCTTTGGCGTCCTCCATGGACTCCTCAAGTTTCCCCACGCGTTCCTCAACAGCCGACAACATCTCCCTCAAAGACTTCCTCGCCCACCTTTGTTCAGACTCTTCTCTTgacatcccaacggtgccttcGAACCAACAGCTCGGATACTTCTTGGTTCGAACTCTAGCTCTggtaccacttgtcacggggctggacctttcgtctcgcaatgctgagaaaaatcaggagaattaatgaaataagggtaaaatgggaaaataacaaaatttaataacataaaaataggactaaattgggaatatCCAGAATTCTCTTTAGTTTTCTGCATTCCCATCAGccaaaaacgtcctaagggtttctTCTAGCtggttttccataatttttgcacaaagtgagttaattcttgcctttttcttgtaatttttgtgtttttaagacttttacaactaggtcctattactaaattcattagtttttgattttatggatgAAGTTGAAAGTTGTTATGATTTTGTGCtagaagtttatgatgaaatagcatgaaattgaagctttaaattatttatgagatgattttattaggtaatttcaatagaaatttgTTTTGTAGGACCTAATTGAGAAAAAGTTTGGAATCAAAGTCtagtgttaaaattctgatttaCAGAGGTTATAAAGTAGTCTAAAGTGAtgggataaagtgttaattgagaaaaatcagctcaattgagaggttaattgagcagggatgaaattattatttattgaaagcttaagggaaaaatggtaattaacagtATGcactaaaacagatttggacagcagtagtaggttaactttgaaaattcaccaaacgTTGTAGGAatcaaattagagaatgaaaaaaatattaaattaaagcttattgagtctagtttctcatagaagaaacggtttaatcaatagaattgtaaatcacgagatataatagattttgtgagacaatgtcagaatgaattcgggttcccctgttctgactttggaaaatcattaaaaattataaaaaaatgattatgagttataatttatatggttagaatccttaatgagtcaattttcagaagaaacaaatggaaacatcatccgaattctgtacaatgagataattaatttttagtgaagaggggtcggaactgtcaaacactgaaataggggaaactttaaagaataaactgtacttgttggctaaaccaaaaattctgaaatttttgtgataagaagacatgtgagtctagtttcagggaaaattaacggatcttaatttggagttccgtagctcaagatataaataatttatcgactaCGACTCAGcgagacagctttgaatgcactataaataataatggaattatagagaatgttacatatgagcATGAaaagtattagattaatgattaaatttatttatttagatccggaaaGTTCAAATACAAAgcaagatcgaggaaaagaaaaagtttgggattagtagatttttggttACGAACaaatgtcgaggtaagttcgtgtaacttgaattatattcttaaatgcttgaaatgtttgttattgatgtgaaaatgatttggatgttaattgtatgaaaattgatgaaacattgatatatttgataaaaatgggagaaatcccggttgaatgaaaggaacattcgatggatctctgaaaaggaattgacggtaaaaaggatctagcccggacgggtgatcctatcctgatatagccctcccgaagaatatgtgaaaaatggatttagcccggacgggtaatccgaattagggtctgaatttagcctggactggtaattcagatccaagctcattagagtaattgtcattgcaggggatttagcttggactggtaatcccgataatactctatgagtttatattacaggggatttagcctggactggtaatcccgctgtaaggatgaggttcgcgggagtgtgctctctgaaatggaaatgtgcgcacatgaatatgaattgacggacccggatttgtacactaaagtgtacctctgaaaatccatcgaaattccaagtagttcaacgggataaatatggaaaataacaagggaatggaaatcatggaattgatgagctcatcaatcgtggtataaattattgatacatggaaattattggactaatttgaatgttaagtttgtgcatgataggggaataatgtattgaatggatgtatgaatgtttattgcattgtattgaaaatattaggtaagtataattcttgttacatgagcttactaagcacaaagtgcttaccctgttcctttttttttcctatttttagtgttaagagctcagaggtcagatttggtcggaaacgcatcacactatcaacctcaagatctcggtacataaagaaactttatttttggaaataaatggcatgtataagctagtaaagtagatgttaatatgaaatgaatgtatggttagccattggtatggctaacaaactTTGGctttggtatgtgatgagattatcttatgaatattataaatctatcttgaaaatatattgaaatgaattggttatgttgaattagtctcggtttaaaatttgcagggaagatttgatatttataaaggggttatataaaaaaattaaaaaaaatttagtaaaatctggtaatgcctcgtatcctatttcggcgacggaaacgggtagggggtgttacaactttaacgtttggatagtcaattaattaaaaatagtgcaaaatttgttaaattgtgattaaatagcttaagtgactaataaggagggatttaaaagaaaattaggcCTAAgatatatgggctggacggtttgcgcaagaaaaatcagcaagaaagtaaggagaaacaagggcaaaattagaaattttacaaattatatatataaaacaaatataaaagtgAAAAATCTTGAGATTTACACCATAGGATGTCTGAAACAagctgttttttcatatttttataccatgtgagttcaattctttctttttctttgaaatttttatgttttctgacttttacaactaggtccaactattgaattaattagtttttgattccatgggtgATTTTGTAAGTTGCTATGAATAAtttctggaattttatgatgaattaatatatatattaagttttaatttcattatattatgattttattaagtgattttagcataaaatgatttttaggacctaattgtgaaaagttaGGAATTGGGGTTTTGTACTGAAATTCTGAATATAAAAGGCTTTATAGTAGTCTAAAATGATTAGATAAAGTGTTATTTGAGGAAAAATTTGTTCAATTAAAGTGTTAATTAAGTAGggtctaatttgtaaaaattataaatttttagggtaaaagtgtaatttcaaaaattgaaggccataaattgtgaaatgagttaggattgaattagatgctaatgaatggaaaaatttatattatagatcgggAATCTGAAGAAAAACGCGGAAAAGAGAAAGCATCAAACTAGTTTCTGAACTTTTACAACTCCTACAAattggcccaggtaagttcatacggctgaatttttatgattaattgttaatgtgggaatgatatattttatcaattcgtATATTGTTGTTGGATTATGAATatggtaaaaatgagaaaaaaaatgagattgTTAGTTCAAATTAAGGGATACGCAAGATTGAGTACATACGTTCGGTAATCAACGATGAATTGGCGAATAAGTCCATGGTGAATCCATGGCAAAtcgtgaaaagtaggtatggtgtcTCATTGAAGAAAACCATATTGAGTTGTGAAAAATAGGTATGGCgtttcagtgaagaaaaccatactgagttgtgaaaagtaggtatggtgtttcgGTAAAGAAAACCATATTGAGTTATGAAAAGTAGGTATGATATTTCAGTGAAGGAAACTATACTGAGTTATAGCATTGTAAAATATTCAAGCAAATCGTGGCATCGAgcaaacgatgtactcaaatccgtaagacgaTCCTTATTTTGGACAAGTATTTAAAAAtgcaattgaagctaaatgttggaATATAAGTTGACATTTGATATTGAGCTCAATTGAATAAATTCATTGTTTGAGATTGTGGTTGGCaggaaatgttgaatttttatttgtttattaatattgttaatgaaattttggtaagattttattatgagcctatgaacttactaagctttctgtaagcttacttgtgtgtgtttattgtttcttgtagattgatatatatatgttcggaggatcggatctacatcaacgatcacactatccagatttactccggtagattttgttaaacaactttttgatttatatggcatgtattgggACTTGGTCGTTTTGTGTGTATTCTTATGGTATGGCTAAGGAGTAGcaagtaaattttttataatgattAACTATTGAATTGGTTATATAAGAACGTGATTTGGTGTTGTGTATgcttaaatgatagttaatacaaagaaattataaaagagtaaaaatttgcaatggaacatttttggacagcagcattgacatgatttttaaaaatcaccaaaaatggtggaaattgaattagagagtgaataagacaAAGAATTAAagttgaatgagtctattttcacatgaaataaatagagtaagcaaaagagttgtatatttttagatatttgaattttagtgagacagaatcagaatagcttttgaaatcccctgttctgacttttgaaaatcattaaaaattgtacaaaaataattgggagttataatttatatttttagattccttagtgagtatattttcaatagaaacaaatgataaTGTTATCCAAATTCTTTAcattgagataattaatttttagtgaagaggggtcagagctgtcgaatagtgaaacagggaagaatttaaagaataaactgtactaattgacttaaccaaaaattctgaaaattttatggtaataatatacaTGAGtgtagttttaggaaaaatttacggatctaaatttcgagttttttaacttgatttacaattaaattagtgattgttgcgcaggtggacagatttattgtgaatagtgaaatgaattgttttgatttgttttagtatttagaaaattattaatgttcccggtttggacccTAACCAATTCTATTGCATAATTTGGGGTCTTGAGattcctttttagggacatattgaatgaacgtgagtgaattaattttaaaagcaaatttttatgctctgaaTCAGCaagttaagttaggtaatgcctcatgctcgactccggcaatggtctcgggcaaggggtgttacagctactTTTGTATCAATGGTCAGATTACATTTTGATCCATTCTCTCAaaattagacaaattagtctttatacattagatcaaagggcaaactatttttttattaaaattttcattcgcTTCTTCTATTAAAAACGGGTTCTTGTACGTCAAAATGAAGTACACGTGACATAATGCATTAAATCAATGGACCAGATAACTCTTTAATCTGAcgtataaaaactaatttacttattttttgaataaaaagatgaaacGTAATCTAACTCAAATAGAGACAAAAGATGGGTACAAGCCTTGTACTATAAGGTAACAACCAAAAACAGTTGTCAAAACAGTAAATTAAAAGGTGGACCATTGTTGTAAAGCAGCATTCTGTCCCATATCATTGGATAACAAGGCtttctcaaattttaattttattaaactaattaaactaattattcttgtaaaattttaaatcaatttaatatttttattattttgattgtgaaaataataaaatgaaatgaatgtAAATTTATAGAACATCGTGATTAATTAAGTTCTGTATgtataaatttaaacataattttgtAGACCTAAGTAATGGTTTTTAAATTGAGTTgggtataaataatttttttaaattaaattaaaaaatatttctaacttaaaataactcaatttcaaataattgaaaaagtaaaCAATATATGTAGTACAAAGATAGTAGATTGGCAATTTAGATCAATGAATCAATTTCACGTAGTGGTGAAATGTGTGACCAAATTAGATTGAAAAAACAATTTCAACTTTTTCATGAAGTTGTTAAATTATATGATTATGGAATTTtgattatcttttattttttgtaaagaaaaaaacacatttttaatatgGATTATAATTACAATGattagtatatatttatattgaaagGCATTTTACATATTCATTAATAAACTAATTTTGTTTCTGCCAGTTCAGTTAGCAAACAAGGATTCACTTAAATAGTTTGTTTTCAATGATAATTATTTGATGTACAGCATGATCAGAAATAGTTATAATACAAGATATAAGATATGATAACTATTTGATGTACAGCATGATCAGAAATAATGGTGAAATCTGTGATATTGAAAATTTTGCTGCTAAACAATACATAATCTGTTGTTTTAGACACAAGTGTATGATCTTTTATCTGTTCATATAGAATGTATATTTGTATTCAACATATTTATTTCAACATCTAAATCTAAAGTTAACAAAGGCAGACTActccaaaaaaataattaattaataaaatgaaaaataatattgttaaaatGTGTAAGTTATACCTTAATTTTTCTTCAGGTCTTAAGTTTCTTTATAGGTCGATCAGAATCATCAACAAATCCAACGCTTAAATGTGTCGCCCCTTGAATTGTGGATGGAATCTCCTTGCCCTGGAGCAGAGTAAAATAGTGAAGATTTAGGTTAAATTTCTTCGggctttttttttactattacaAATAGAGTATATTcacaaatataatattaatacaaagtaactacaatataaaattaaattagtttcaagtatgaaaaaaaaaaaccagataataacaaaaaagaatTCTAATAAAATCTTTACATGAACTCGAACTTAAATATCCAAAACCTTTGTTTTCCAAAGTTTCATTggttactattaaaatattaaaattaaatagataaaaataCCATAGAGACCATTGTATTGGttgttagattgcattttgccccctctactcaaaaaaataaacatatcagTCATTGTGCAATAGATCaaatgagcaaattggttctttatattaaaaattccatccaattCTACTGTAAAAAAACTAACATAGCTAATAGAATAATCAAAAAGTGATGGATGAGGTGTCACATGTACCTCATGCTAATATACATGGGCAAGTTTTTTACAATAGAAATGGATaagtttttttaacaaaaagaccaatttactctttaatctaagaTACAAAGATTAATTTCTTATCTTTTAGTAAAGAGGACAAAATGCAGTATGAAAAGCGAAAGCTCTATTAATCCGAACTTTTTCATCATACAAAGATGAAAGTTAGAGTGTGTACTTTTCTCTCTCTATATAAACTAAGTTGATTATGTGTACGATTTTTGCTTCAAACACATATCTTAAAAGTATGATTtgtcaaatatatgaaaaaattaaacAAGAATGAAGTATATTTATGTCATATTCGTACCCATATCCAACACGTGAGACCGGATAACATAAGAGGAAAAAGACGGCAAAGGCAATGAAAACAACCTTTAAGTGTGGAAGTTGGAGCAGTATAACCAATACTAGAttgcttcccaagctcaatttgCACCGAGAGGCTAGCATGTGACAAGTCCACTCCAGATGCCTGCAGTGCTTGCGTTAGTGTATTCAGCAAGCTGTCGAACATCATGATCAATTATTAAATTTACCCATGTCGGCGACTCACATTAAGATCCAAATAACATAGGTTAACCCCTCATTCACAAAAGGAAAGATCAAGAAATGGTGAGTAAAAATCAGGGAGAAATAGCTTGATATGAATAGGTGATAAATATGGTCATTTCACTTGAATATGAAAAGCAGCAGGGTAAAAGTACAATGGCTACTTTTGTATCAGTAGTCAGATTACATTTATTcgtttctactattaaaaactgattTTTGTGCGTTAAAATGAAGTACACGTGGCATAATGCATTAAATCAAAAGACCAGGTAACTTTTTGATCTGatgtataaaaactaatttacttgtttttttgaataaaaggacGAAATGTAATCTAACTCCTCAATTGTACCTATAGAAGTTGAAAACCAAAAACATGCAGAACAAAACatttaaaaagaattattagatcattcatcaaataaaaaataagtaaaagctTACCCTTGGGAATATACACTTGAGATGCTAATTGTTCCACCTTCAACTGTCAACTCTTGTTCTTTCAGCTTTTTAATAGGAAGAGCACCATTGGTTTCTGCATCAGATGGCAACAAGGGTGTACTCTGGGCAGAGGTAATGGAGTTTGGCTGTGGTGACACCGCAAAGGGCACTGTCTTATTCATCATTGCAGGACCAAGATCTACTGGTCTCAACGTAGTAGCTGTGCTCATATCAGAGTCTACAGGGTTCATTGCAGTACCAGGAATGTTTGGGGCGACGGAAAAAACCAAGGCAGAAGGAGTCGACATGCTATTTATAGCTCGAGATTGATCGGCATGATTTTCTGCGGGTGTTTCGTTGTTTCTCTGTTTCAGATTAGGTCGATGGTCAGTCATTGAGAGCAATTCTTAATTAATAGAGTTAAGTATCAAAATTTACCCATGGCATCAATTTTGATGGTTCATGATTCCATCCTTGATATGCTCTCTCATGTTTGTGTACTTTTTCTTGTAAAAACTGAATGTACTCGATAACCTGTGAGTAGATTGAACACACTATTTGTTAAaagctttgaaaattttgtagATGGGAAAAGAATAAATCATAACTATTATAAGAAATTTAGGTACCTCTAACAAGAACGAGGCCTTATCTCTCTTTTGATCACTATTAGGAATGATACCTCTTAACCTTTGAAATCTGCAAAAGAATTGCTGGATTTTAGTATCCAATGACGATTTAGTATTTATGATGCTCATAAATATGTCTATACTTCCATCCAATCATGATTCAAACATGGTTGTCAAAGTATTTCAAGAATATTAAATGTGAAGCAGGTTATAGTTCTGATGTTCACTGATGTGCAGTTGTGTCTGATATATTGTTCTACGTGCACATTTGGCTGTGTTGGCGTGTATCTGTTTCACTATGTTTTTTCCCCGATGTGCACTGGTGTTTACCGTGTTATTCCTTATGTGCACTTCAGTTGCTGTATGGACGTCTTATTGTAGCTTTtacttgattatattttatttgctgattgaaaaaaaaaggttataGTTATTTATACTTGCCTGTCATTAATTTTACTCCGCCGCCGCTGCTCAGTGGCAGAATGTTTTGATCTTGAGGTGTTAGCCTTCTGATTGGCCGCACTCTTTCCATCCACTTTTACTCTCAATTCTCCTGCAAAAAGAATCAACAACAATAATAAGGCCATCGAAATTTTACAATAACTCTCGTAAAACCATCAAAATTTATTACTGCCCCGATTCCTAATACCCTTTACAAAACCAAGAACACTTTTATTTAAGGTCAGTATATATTTACAATAATATGCAGCACAATGTT from the Gossypium hirsutum isolate 1008001.06 chromosome D09, Gossypium_hirsutum_v2.1, whole genome shotgun sequence genome contains:
- the LOC121221067 gene encoding uncharacterized protein, which translates into the protein MSREESEQRWARKSLREMLSAVEERVGKLEESMEDAKESSNALGESIDDLREQSRDFVTECLTFHRDSVQELLDSQRKKLTERNNALEAMMMALKEETIATTRALSTRIEELEGELALCQAAVGKGVSSAALSSECVPEPKEFVGTRSACEVDNFLWRMEHYFRAKGIVDDAVKVNTASMFLTNSALLWWRRRTTDKRQGEIGTWQEFQCELKGQFYPEFAEEEARAKLQGITQWGTVGEYVREFKELILQVANVTDEEALLAFQKGLKPWVRQEVEQRGVQNLSEAMTVVESIVKLGQGNDKLGSSKSDGRGVCEMDHKEDSVDGNGSPKYLLLGLFVIYAPPYLTIELFNPSSNFYSFFNLVLFT